A genome region from Streptomyces sp. NBC_01296 includes the following:
- a CDS encoding DNA polymerase III subunit beta family protein: protein MRSIGEMGRDSGLGVSALRFYDRAGVLVPAWVDPVTGYRWYAPEQFGEARLLARLRRSGMPLADIRLVLAGWAGGDTGLVPRLLDAHLRRLERGLADARDEFSTVRALLGHKETPMTTATARLTVPGTEIAAALDTVRFAAGTDPELPVLGGVHFDIEGDALHLVATDRYRMAVARTSTTGHGGGRVQVTVPTPLVDAMRALLTDAAPARLTVAGGKVELETQGRQVAGQSLDEEFPDYRRLTRLPEGRRLTLDVPALRQALGEQDAEVCVLVLTDTVTVGDDDSTGDRVGVNPAFLLEALAAADELLLEYAGPKAPLVLLRPADEDAFSLLMPVALDA from the coding sequence ATGCGCAGCATCGGCGAGATGGGCCGGGACAGCGGGCTCGGGGTGAGCGCCCTGCGGTTCTACGACCGCGCGGGCGTCCTCGTACCGGCCTGGGTGGATCCGGTGACCGGATACCGCTGGTACGCGCCCGAGCAGTTCGGCGAGGCCCGGCTGCTGGCCCGGCTGCGGCGCTCGGGGATGCCGCTCGCGGACATCCGGCTGGTGCTGGCCGGCTGGGCCGGCGGGGACACCGGCCTGGTGCCCCGGCTGCTCGACGCGCATCTGCGGCGGCTCGAACGCGGGCTGGCCGATGCGCGCGACGAGTTCTCCACGGTACGAGCTCTACTCGGACACAAGGAGACCCCCATGACCACCGCCACCGCCCGGCTGACCGTGCCGGGCACCGAGATCGCGGCCGCCCTGGACACCGTGCGCTTCGCCGCCGGAACCGACCCCGAGCTGCCGGTGCTCGGCGGGGTCCACTTCGACATCGAGGGCGACGCCCTGCACCTCGTGGCCACGGACCGCTACCGGATGGCCGTTGCCCGTACGTCCACCACCGGCCACGGCGGCGGCCGGGTCCAGGTGACCGTGCCCACCCCGCTCGTGGACGCGATGCGCGCCCTGCTGACCGACGCCGCCCCGGCCCGCCTCACCGTGGCGGGCGGCAAGGTGGAGCTGGAGACCCAGGGCCGCCAGGTCGCCGGGCAGAGCCTGGACGAGGAGTTCCCCGACTACCGCCGCCTCACCCGGCTGCCCGAGGGCCGCCGCCTCACGCTGGACGTACCGGCCCTGCGGCAGGCGCTCGGGGAGCAGGACGCCGAGGTGTGCGTCCTCGTCCTGACGGACACGGTGACCGTCGGCGACGACGACTCCACCGGTGACCGGGTGGGGGTCAACCCCGCGTTCCTCCTCGAGGCGCTCGCCGCCGCGGACGAACTGCTGCTGGAGTACGCCGGCCCCAAGGCCCCCCTCGTCCTCCTGCGCCCCGCCGACGAGGACGCCTTCTCGCTCCTGATGCCGGTCGCTCTGGACGCCTGA
- a CDS encoding TrmH family RNA methyltransferase, which yields MTEQHGSPDESARQWREAAERGDLVLLDGFHALKHALRFGAEVRAVVADDPDAVRALAGELAPDVAGEVGRLVRKAELRTLLTRVHPTGVAALAVRPDRAEGRARLERQPRTAPVVVLDNPRNLGNVGAVVRLAAGFGATGVVTRGDLDPWHPNVVRAGAGLHYATTVDRVELDTLPAGPLYALDPEGEDIRALTLPDDALLAFGSERHGISPELRERADHLVSLPMRPQVSSYNLATSVAMTLFHWGGPKPHEAAP from the coding sequence ATGACTGAGCAGCACGGGAGCCCCGACGAGAGCGCACGGCAGTGGCGGGAGGCCGCCGAGCGGGGGGACCTCGTACTCCTCGACGGGTTCCACGCGCTGAAGCACGCCCTGCGGTTCGGGGCCGAGGTGCGGGCCGTGGTCGCCGATGATCCGGATGCCGTGCGGGCGCTCGCCGGCGAGCTGGCTCCGGACGTGGCGGGCGAGGTCGGGCGGCTGGTGCGGAAGGCCGAGCTGCGGACGCTGCTGACCCGGGTCCACCCCACCGGGGTCGCGGCGCTGGCGGTACGGCCCGACCGGGCCGAGGGCCGGGCCCGGCTGGAGCGGCAGCCCCGGACCGCGCCCGTCGTCGTGCTCGACAACCCCCGCAACCTCGGCAACGTCGGCGCCGTGGTCCGGCTCGCCGCAGGCTTCGGCGCCACCGGCGTGGTGACCCGCGGCGACCTCGACCCCTGGCACCCGAACGTGGTCCGGGCCGGGGCCGGGCTGCACTACGCCACCACCGTGGACCGGGTGGAGCTCGACACCCTGCCCGCCGGGCCGCTGTACGCGCTCGACCCGGAGGGCGAGGACATCCGCGCCCTCACCCTCCCGGACGACGCCCTGCTCGCCTTCGGCTCGGAGCGGCACGGGATCTCGCCCGAGCTGCGGGAGCGGGCCGATCATCTGGTTTCCCTGCCGATGCGGCCCCAGGTCTCCAGCTACAACCTGGCCACGAGCGTGGCCATGACGCTCTTCCACTGGGGAGGGCCGAAGCCGCACGAGGCAGCGCCGTAG
- the paaN gene encoding phenylacetic acid degradation protein PaaN, whose translation MAAELTVPQLSDKHRSTLDQALAAIRSRAYWSPHPEHPKAYGETAPADGLAAFEAVRGTRLDLGQPGTDGWTGAEVSPFGPELGVEYPHVDPDVLLPAMKAGMGAWRDAGPEARALVCIEILARIGARTHEFAHAVMHTSGQAFMMAFQAGGPHAQDRGLEAVAYAYEEQTRVPGQADWSKPQGKKDPLELGKTFTAVPRGISLMIGCNTFPTWNGYPGLFASLATGNAVLVKPHPRAVLPLALTVKVAREVLAEAGFDPNLVALAVERPGEGIAKTLAVRPEIKLIDYTGSTEFGDWLETNARQAQVYTEKAGVNTVVVDSTSNYKGMLSNLAFSLSLYSGQMCTTPQNLLIPRDGIETDAGHKSYDEVVADLAASVGGLLGDDARANALLGALVNPDVKTRLEAAAALGEVALASREVVNPEFPDAVVRTPVMVKLDAAKPDPEAPYLSECFGPVSFAVAVDSTADALDLLRRTVREKGAMTVGAYTTSADTERAIEEVCLEESAQLSLNLTGGVFVNQTAAFSDFHGSGGNPAANAALCDGAFVSNRFRMVEIRRQA comes from the coding sequence ATGGCCGCCGAGCTCACCGTCCCCCAGCTGTCCGACAAGCACCGGTCCACCCTGGACCAGGCCCTGGCGGCCATCCGCAGCCGCGCCTACTGGTCCCCGCATCCGGAGCACCCCAAGGCCTACGGGGAAACCGCGCCGGCCGACGGGCTGGCCGCCTTCGAGGCCGTCCGCGGCACCCGGCTCGACCTGGGCCAGCCCGGCACGGACGGCTGGACGGGCGCCGAGGTGTCCCCGTTCGGCCCCGAGCTGGGCGTGGAGTACCCGCACGTCGACCCCGACGTACTGCTGCCCGCGATGAAGGCCGGCATGGGCGCCTGGCGGGACGCCGGTCCCGAGGCGCGCGCCCTCGTCTGCATCGAGATCCTGGCCCGGATCGGCGCGCGGACGCACGAGTTCGCGCACGCGGTCATGCACACCAGCGGCCAGGCCTTCATGATGGCGTTCCAGGCGGGCGGCCCGCACGCACAGGACCGCGGCCTGGAGGCGGTGGCCTACGCGTACGAGGAGCAGACCCGCGTCCCGGGCCAGGCCGACTGGTCGAAGCCGCAGGGCAAGAAGGACCCGCTGGAGCTCGGCAAGACCTTCACGGCCGTCCCGCGCGGCATTTCCCTGATGATCGGCTGCAACACGTTCCCGACGTGGAACGGCTACCCGGGCCTGTTCGCCTCCCTGGCCACGGGCAACGCGGTGCTGGTCAAGCCGCACCCGCGCGCCGTGCTCCCGCTGGCGCTGACGGTGAAGGTGGCCCGCGAGGTCCTCGCCGAGGCGGGCTTCGACCCGAACCTGGTGGCGCTGGCCGTGGAGCGCCCGGGCGAGGGCATCGCCAAGACCCTGGCCGTCCGCCCCGAGATCAAGCTGATCGACTACACCGGCTCGACCGAGTTCGGCGACTGGCTGGAGACCAACGCCCGCCAGGCGCAGGTCTACACGGAGAAGGCCGGCGTCAACACGGTCGTCGTCGACTCGACCTCGAACTACAAGGGGATGCTGTCCAACCTGGCGTTCTCCCTCTCCCTGTACAGCGGCCAGATGTGCACCACCCCGCAGAACCTGCTGATCCCGCGGGACGGCATCGAGACGGACGCCGGCCACAAGTCGTACGACGAGGTCGTCGCAGACCTCGCGGCCTCGGTCGGCGGCCTGCTGGGCGACGACGCCCGGGCCAACGCGCTGCTCGGCGCCCTGGTCAACCCGGACGTCAAGACCCGCCTGGAGGCGGCGGCCGCCCTCGGCGAGGTGGCTCTGGCCTCCCGCGAGGTGGTGAACCCGGAGTTCCCGGACGCGGTGGTCCGTACGCCGGTGATGGTGAAGCTGGACGCCGCCAAGCCGGATCCGGAGGCCCCGTACCTCTCGGAGTGCTTCGGCCCGGTCTCCTTCGCGGTCGCCGTGGACTCCACGGCGGACGCCCTGGACCTCCTGCGCCGCACGGTGCGGGAGAAGGGCGCGATGACGGTCGGCGCGTACACGACGTCCGCGGACACCGAGCGGGCCATCGAGGAGGTCTGCCTCGAGGAGTCGGCGCAGCTGTCGCTGAACCTGACGGGCGGGGTCTTCGTCAACCAGACCGCGGCCTTCTCGGACTTCCACGGCTCGGGCGGCAACCCGGCGGCGAACGCGGCCCTGTGCGACGGAGCCTTCGTCTCGAACCGCTTCCGCATGGTGGAGATCCGCCGCCAGGCCTGA